In the Candidatus Omnitrophota bacterium genome, one interval contains:
- a CDS encoding CapA family protein has product MIDKNYSAIFLKIAIGLLIAGFSNASEISIIAVGDIMLGRHIAKDMAKKGKGYSHPYKLVKNLISSADIAFANLECPISSKGVSTGKKYSFCASTKNLEGLLYAGFDVLALANNHIMDYGPEAFSETLKLLKNKNITYVGAGNNLEEARKAGFFKFANTRIAFLAYDCTFRWSFATDKKAGIAPGRIKEIQQDISKAKKVSDIIIVSFHWGNEYTSTASKFQKNLAHKTIDAGADIIIGHHAHVIQEIEFYKEKPIIYGLGNFIFDQAFGDTRKGLAVKFIIKNKQLNKIVCIPITRNYDKYYPQPAKNQEKKEIVAYILKISDWSNYSDRIKNLITFE; this is encoded by the coding sequence TTGATTGATAAAAATTATTCAGCAATTTTTCTTAAAATAGCGATTGGCCTTCTGATAGCGGGTTTTTCCAATGCATCTGAAATTTCAATAATTGCCGTCGGGGATATAATGTTAGGCAGGCACATAGCAAAAGATATGGCGAAGAAAGGGAAAGGATATTCTCATCCTTATAAATTGGTGAAAAATCTAATTTCATCTGCGGATATAGCCTTTGCCAACCTTGAATGCCCCATATCATCAAAAGGCGTTTCAACAGGAAAAAAGTACAGTTTTTGTGCCAGCACAAAAAACCTGGAAGGTTTGCTATATGCCGGATTTGATGTTTTAGCTCTAGCTAATAATCATATTATGGATTATGGCCCCGAAGCATTTTCTGAGACATTAAAGCTTCTTAAAAATAAAAATATTACTTATGTTGGGGCAGGGAATAATTTAGAAGAAGCAAGAAAGGCAGGCTTTTTTAAATTTGCGAATACAAGAATAGCTTTTTTGGCATATGACTGCACTTTCCGCTGGTCTTTTGCAACAGATAAGAAGGCCGGTATTGCGCCGGGAAGAATAAAAGAAATACAACAGGATATAAGCAAAGCCAAAAAAGTGAGCGATATCATTATCGTTTCCTTCCATTGGGGCAATGAATATACCTCAACGGCATCAAAATTCCAAAAAAATCTTGCTCACAAAACAATTGACGCTGGCGCGGATATTATTATAGGCCATCATGCTCATGTTATACAAGAGATAGAATTTTATAAAGAAAAACCGATTATCTACGGCTTAGGTAATTTTATTTTTGATCAGGCTTTTGGGGATACCAGAAAAGGACTGGCTGTTAAATTTATTATCAAGAACAAACAATTGAACAAAATCGTGTGTATCCCGATAACACGAAATTATGATAAATATTATCCCCAGCCCGCTAAAAATCAAGAGAAGAAAGAAATTGTGGCATATATTTTAAAAATATCAGATTGGTCAAATTATAGCGACCGTATCAAGAATTTGATAACTTTTGAATAA
- a CDS encoding DUF2914 domain-containing protein: MYPNIRKGLTVFCTMVSFSVFIPEILPAKNIILEKAVLCSHVAKNEAVGIATDFSPEVGKVYFWTKVSCENIPTKVRHIWYHENTEMAEVTLEIKYPSMRTFSCKKIMPQWTGAWYVEIVDDNNLVLKRLDFTIGSSEEGVKEEQEQKIEKNVDNIPQKVLEENKAETEAIDAAEKESMAALNIAEEIVMDESTAKDIDIEIKLGTGVKEREIIGEARIFPADVGKIYCWNLIAGIQEPTEIKHVWYYNNEKIAETSLKVKYDNYRTWSYKTIMPNWAGDWRVEIVDAKGNLAQKASFKINP, translated from the coding sequence ATGTATCCAAATATTCGGAAAGGACTTACTGTTTTTTGCACGATGGTTTCTTTTTCGGTTTTTATACCGGAAATATTACCGGCAAAAAATATTATTTTGGAAAAAGCCGTTTTATGTTCCCATGTAGCGAAAAATGAAGCTGTAGGTATTGCAACAGATTTTTCGCCAGAGGTGGGCAAAGTGTATTTCTGGACAAAGGTATCCTGTGAAAACATTCCAACTAAGGTCAGACATATTTGGTATCACGAAAATACCGAAATGGCGGAAGTGACACTGGAAATTAAATATCCAAGCATGAGAACCTTCAGTTGTAAAAAAATTATGCCCCAATGGACAGGGGCTTGGTATGTTGAAATAGTGGATGATAATAACTTGGTGTTAAAAAGGCTGGATTTTACAATTGGAAGTTCCGAAGAGGGCGTAAAAGAAGAGCAGGAACAAAAGATTGAGAAAAACGTTGATAATATTCCGCAAAAAGTGCTTGAGGAGAACAAGGCCGAAACAGAAGCTATTGATGCCGCAGAAAAAGAATCAATGGCGGCATTGAATATAGCTGAAGAAATCGTAATGGACGAATCTACTGCAAAAGATATAGACATAGAAATCAAATTAGGTACTGGCGTGAAAGAAAGAGAAATTATAGGTGAAGCAAGAATATTTCCTGCTGATGTAGGTAAGATTTACTGTTGGAATTTAATAGCAGGAATACAAGAACCGACTGAAATAAAACATGTGTGGTATTACAATAATGAGAAAATTGCAGAAACCTCTTTAAAAGTAAAATATGATAATTATCGTACATGGTCATATAAGACAATCATGCCGAATTGGGCAGGTGACTGGCGTGTCGAGATAGTTGATGCCAAAGGAAATCTGGCGCAAAAAGCTTCATTTAAAATAAATCCTTAA
- a CDS encoding M20/M25/M40 family metallo-hydrolase, translating into MPFKPSRKNLRKLVENLVNIRSDKKNPAMTAFLKKALRENGWKNIREHGGNVWGSIGTGKIKILYDIHSDTIPAQKAGWRGDPFTARFQNGRLYARGSVDDKGPLGAAIFSGNFIKNSKDYRVYLLASDREEIDEGYGCRVFLRKEKVKPDFVLISEPSDMKLIFGQRGRIEITLTARGIPAHGSMPEKGKNAISMLNGALNSLSKLKFGSVPPFTATTVTPTVIKSEGEGKNVLPLSCSVLLDIRINHKESVGSLIKILKKNLPREIKIEAGKFCPAWLLKDHNYAIAAKKTFAQAYGKTTSPAYWKFCTNGSSYASKGIPVIGFGPGKPQLCHKKNENIKMSDIERSVEFFRLLPSHIAELTT; encoded by the coding sequence ATGCCGTTTAAACCCTCCCGAAAAAATCTGCGGAAACTGGTGGAAAATCTCGTCAATATACGTTCAGACAAAAAAAATCCGGCCATGACGGCTTTTCTTAAAAAAGCCCTCCGGGAAAACGGCTGGAAGAATATCAGGGAACACGGCGGAAACGTCTGGGGCAGCATCGGGACGGGAAAGATAAAAATTCTTTACGACATACACTCCGACACCATCCCGGCGCAGAAAGCCGGATGGCGCGGCGATCCTTTTACCGCCCGATTTCAAAACGGCCGCTTGTACGCTCGGGGCTCGGTGGATGACAAAGGCCCGCTTGGAGCGGCGATCTTTTCCGGGAATTTTATAAAGAATTCTAAAGATTACAGAGTTTATCTGCTCGCCTCCGACAGGGAAGAAATTGACGAGGGTTACGGATGCCGCGTTTTCCTCAGAAAAGAAAAAGTGAAACCGGATTTTGTCCTTATATCCGAACCGTCCGATATGAAACTTATTTTCGGCCAGAGAGGGAGGATCGAGATCACGCTCACCGCGCGGGGCATACCCGCTCACGGCTCCATGCCGGAAAAAGGTAAAAATGCCATTTCCATGCTGAACGGGGCATTGAATTCTCTGTCAAAACTCAAATTCGGGAGCGTGCCGCCCTTCACGGCCACGACCGTCACGCCAACCGTGATAAAAAGCGAGGGGGAGGGAAAAAATGTGCTGCCTTTGAGCTGCAGCGTTCTCCTGGACATCAGAATAAACCACAAAGAAAGCGTTGGCTCGCTGATTAAAATCCTGAAAAAGAACCTCCCCCGGGAAATAAAAATAGAAGCGGGAAAGTTCTGCCCTGCATGGCTTCTTAAAGATCACAATTACGCCATTGCCGCGAAAAAAACATTCGCGCAGGCCTACGGAAAAACAACCTCGCCCGCTTACTGGAAATTCTGCACCAACGGCTCCTCCTATGCCTCAAAAGGCATTCCGGTGATAGGTTTCGGGCCTGGCAAACCGCAGCTTTGCCACAAAAAAAATGAGAATATAAAAATGTCGGATATTGAGCGGTCCGTTGAGTTTTTCAGGCTGCTTCCCTCCCATATAGCTGAGCTCACAACATGA
- a CDS encoding helix-hairpin-helix domain-containing protein gives MYKKGINLNTITVETLKTLPGIGDNLARSLALHRELKSEFVNPSEFSAIVPEHVYSEIVKDYNIYAVSPHVWKSRITNEINKLLNSDLTIFFLENSSLAVSIEKNIYIINLPHGGNVRHSGIENILHETGAIAGFKRFMGWRPAIKALLLTGLEDMEALNRFLARYNTSSLFCINEDEILNTGSKQKFIAEMIMARKVKTFASGGTIKNGDFFEIKMFPPSGESSGCALMISFGSASVLLMFNMTESDQRDLIHAPAGAGLRPNAVCSYGTSPLPVFMQSCSSPELIDTRKKKKLISDGNLIYAV, from the coding sequence ATGTATAAAAAAGGCATTAACCTTAATACGATAACGGTGGAAACTCTCAAAACGCTTCCCGGAATAGGCGACAATCTCGCCAGGAGCCTCGCGCTCCACAGGGAACTCAAAAGCGAATTCGTCAACCCCTCGGAATTCAGCGCCATTGTCCCCGAACATGTGTATTCCGAAATAGTGAAAGATTACAATATTTACGCGGTTTCACCGCATGTGTGGAAAAGCAGGATAACAAACGAGATCAACAAGCTCCTTAATTCGGATCTGACGATCTTTTTTTTGGAAAATTCGTCGCTGGCAGTGAGCATAGAGAAGAATATTTACATAATAAATCTTCCCCACGGGGGGAATGTCAGGCACTCCGGCATTGAAAATATACTCCATGAAACCGGCGCGATAGCCGGATTCAAAAGGTTCATGGGCTGGCGCCCGGCAATAAAAGCCCTGCTCTTGACCGGGCTGGAAGATATGGAGGCGCTCAACAGATTTTTAGCGCGCTACAATACGTCTTCTCTCTTCTGCATTAATGAGGACGAGATATTGAACACCGGTAGCAAACAAAAATTCATCGCGGAGATGATAATGGCCAGGAAAGTAAAAACCTTCGCCTCCGGCGGTACAATAAAAAACGGGGATTTTTTTGAGATAAAAATGTTTCCGCCCTCCGGCGAATCTTCCGGCTGCGCCCTCATGATCTCTTTCGGCTCGGCCAGTGTTCTGCTGATGTTCAATATGACGGAATCCGATCAGCGGGATCTGATCCACGCTCCGGCGGGCGCAGGGCTCAGGCCGAACGCCGTGTGCTCTTATGGGACCTCGCCCCTGCCGGTTTTTATGCAGTCCTGCTCTTCTCCCGAATTGATAGACACGCGTAAAAAAAAGAAATTGATCAGCGACGGAAATCTTATTTATGCCGTTTAA